CGACCTTGGCGCCCTGTTCGGCGGTGGACACGCCGATGCCCACGCACACGTTCTCGGCACCGGCCTGACGGGTACGTTCCACGAGGAGTTCGGGCGAGGCGTCGATGGTGGCGCGTTCGCCGGTGACGCCCATGCGGGCGGCCGCGTACACGAAGCCGCGCGCGTTACGGGCCACGGTTTCGAGGCGCTCGGTGGACGAGTCCGGGGAGACCAGGAAGATGCGGTCGAGTCCGTGGCGGTCGGAGGCTTCGATCCACTCCCCCGCCTCGTCCGGGATAAGGTCCGGGGTGATGAGACCGGCGCCGCCGGCGTTCTCGAAGTCGCGGGCGAAGCGCTCGACGCCGTAGTGGTACACGAGGTTCCAGTAGCTCATGATGAGCGGCACGCCGCCGGCGTTGGCCACGGTTTCGACGGCCTCGAACACGCGCTTGATGGTCTCGCCGTTGTTCAGGGCGATGGAGGCGGCAGCCTGGATGACCGGGCCGTCCATGACCGGGTCGGAGTACGGCAGGCCGATTTCCACGGCGTCGACGCCGTGCTCGACCATCGTTTTGAAGGCGTCAAGCGAGACGTCTGGGTTGGGGAAGCCATAGGGCAGGTAGCCGATGAAGGCGGGCTTGTTCTCGGCCTTGAACTTGGTGAACATAGCGCCCGACTTGCTGGGCTTGTGGCTGATGCCCAGCGGCTGGCCGGACGGCGTGGTTGCTTCGTTGGTCATAATCAACAATCTCCTCTTCTTGTCAGGCGACGGTGTCGCCGTGGGCGCCGGCCACATCGAGCGCGGCGGCCTGATCGTCGGTCAGGTAGCCAAACCACTTGCCGGCGGTGGCCATGTCCTTGTCGCCCCGGCCGGAGATGTTCACGATCATCACGGCCTTGTTATAGCCCTTGGCCTTCAGATCCGCGGCGGCCTTGTACGCGCCGGCCACGGCGTGCGAGCTTTCGATGGCGGGGATGATGCCCTCGCTCTGGCTTAGGTCGCGGAAGGCGTTCATGGCCTCCTCATCGGTGGCCCAGCTGTAGTTCACGCGGCCGATGTCCTTGAGCCATGCATGCTCTGGCCCCACGGAAGCGTAGTCAAGGCCTGCAGAGATCGAGTAGGTATCGAGCGTCTGGCCTTCGTCGGTTTCCAGCAGGTAGCTCTTGGCACCCTGGAACATGCCGAGCTGGCCGGTGCCGGGGGCGAAGCGGATGGCGTGCTGGCCGGATTCGGGGCCGTTGCCGCCGGCTTCGTAGCCGTAGAGGTTCACGCGGTCATCGTCCAGGAAGGCGTTCATCACGCCGATGGCGTTGGAGCCGCCGCCCACGCAAGCGCAAATCGCGTCCGGATGGTCGATGCCGTACCAGTCCTGAAGCTGCTGCTTGGCTTCCTCGCCGATGATCTTCTGGAAGTCGCGCACCATGGCCGGGAACGGGTGCGGGCCTGCGACGGTGCCGAGCAGGTAGTGCGTGTCCTTGACGTTGGTGACCCAGTCACGCAGGGCCTCGTTGATGGCATCCTTCAGAATCTTGTCGCCGAGGGTCACCTCGACCACTTCGGCGCCGAGCATACGCATGCGGGCCACGTTCAGGGCCTGGCGGCGGGCGTCGATCTGGCCCATGTAGATGCGGCACTTGAGGCCAAGCATGGCGCACACGGTAGCGGTGGCCACGCCGTGCTGGCCGGCACCGGTTTCGGCAATCACGCGTGTCTTGCCCATGCGCTTGACGAGCAAGGCCTGTCCGAGCGCGTTGTTGATCTTGTGCGCACCGGTGTGGTTCAAATCCTCGCGCTTGAGGAAGATACGGGCGTCGAGGCCGGTCTTCTCCTTGACGAGTGCGGCGAAGCGCGGGGCTTCGGTCAGCGGGCTCGGGCGGCCCACGTAACGCTGCTGGAGCGTCATGAATTCCTTGTGGAATTCGGGGTCGGCTTTGGCTTGCGTGTAGACGCGCTCAAGCTCGTCGAGGGCGGTGATGAGGGCCTCGGGCACATAGCGGCCGCCGAACTGACCCCAATACGGTCCCTGATGTTCGCTGAGCGGGGTTGTTTCGGATGCTTTCACTTGTGCTCCTGCCTTTACTAGTCGTTCCACTGCAAGTTCATGATCGTCGGCGGTGGCCACGCCCTCGCCGACCAGTACCGCGTCCGCTCCCGCGCGGGCGTAGTCTTCGACCTCGACCGCGCCGAATACGCCGGATTCCGCCACCTTGATGACGTCATCGGGCAGATCGGCCGCGAGTTCGTTGTATTTGTTCACGTCCACCTTGAGGTTCTTCAGGTTGCGCGCGTTGATGCCGATCACCTTGGCGCCGGCCTGACATGCGCGTTCGATCTCCTCGCGGGTGTGCGTTTCGACCAGCACGGTCATGCTCAACTCGTGCGCCAAATCCAGCAGATGTTTGAGCTGGGCGTCGTCCAATGCGGCGACGATGAGCAGCACCAAATCGGCACCGTGGGCGCGGGCTTCGTAGATCTGGTAGTCGGTGACGATGAAGTCCTTGCGCAGCACCGGAATATGCACGGCGGCGCGAACCTTGTCGAAATCATCGAGGCTACCGAGGAATCTGCGGCCTTCGGTGAGCACGGAAATGGCGCTTGCGCCGCCCTTCTCGTACTCGCGGGCCAACGCGGCCGGGTCCGGGATGTCGGAGAGGTGGCCCTTGGACGGGGACGCGCGCTTGATTTCGGCGATCACCGGGATGCCATCGGCGCGCTTGAGCCATCGTGTCGCATCGATTGGAGCCGGGGCCGCCAGCGCGGCCTTCTTCACATCCTCAAGAGACACGGTGAGCTCGCGGGTTTGCTGGTCCTCCAGTGCGCCCGCCACCAATTCGTCCAAAACCGACATGGTCCTCCCTTTGTTGGTATGCGATCATGCGTCACTCTAGGTCACGCCCTGCCCTTATTGCCTTGTGCGTCCTACATTCTGGGCTATTCCTCGTTGGTTCGTATCGCTACGGAACCAGAGCGGCCAACAAAAAGGAAAATCGCCATGAATATCGGTCATACGGCCTGGGATTGATTCCATTGATGGCATAGACTGGGCGCATGTGCAGGAGATTCGCGCTTGATTTGGATTGGGATGCCGTGGCCTCACAGTTCGCGGTAGACGAGGATGACGTGCGCGTTGACACTCTGCCACAGCCTTCCTACAACATCGCACCCACGCAGAACATTGGCGTGGTGGCACAGGGCAAGGATGGCCGCCGTCATCTGACCGGTGCCTATTGGTCGCTGGTGCCGCGATGGAGCGCCAGCAAAGTGCTGAGCTACCCCACATATAATGCGCGTGTGGAGTCTGCGCATGTCAAGCCGGCGTTCGCCGAATCCACAAAATCCATGCGAGCCATCATCCCCGCTTCCGGCTACTACGAATGGAAAGGTCGCAGGCCGTTCTATTTTCACGCGCCACATGATGAACTATTGTCTTTGGCCGGCCTGTACTCATGGTGGAGGTCGTCTCCCGCATCGCCATGGCAGCTGACCGCAACCATCATCACCTGTCCTGCCGCGGACGAGTTCGTCAAGGTGCATGATCGCATGCCCCTGCTGGTTCCTCGGAATATGGTTGCCTCATGGCTGGACCGCTCCGTTGACGGAGCCGCACTGTTAGATTCCATGCGGGAAGCGGGTACCATGCTTTCCCGGCGTCTGCAATTTCACGAAGTCGCGCCACTGAACAGCGATGGCAAACGTCTTATTCAGCCATTGGATTCCACCGAACCCATGCGTCTGTTTTGAGCTCTTGCAGCTGGAACCGGCTATGCAGCTGTATATGAAGACGGATCAATCAACGCCCCGCTGATAGCTAACCTCGTATGGCCCTCAGTCAAAAACAGGTCTCTTCTGCTCGACATTGGTCGACTACGACTACTTTTGCACCAATCCGCGCAACAACTCGATCTCGTCGCGATGCGTGGCGGGCGTCTGCTCCTTGGTTTCGAGGATCATCGGGAGCTTGGCCATGATCGGGTCGTTGACCAGTCGCGTGAAAAACGGGATGCCGAGCTGGCCCTCGCCGATATTGGCGTGACGATCCTTATGCGAGTCGAGGCCGAACTGCGAATCGTTCACGTGAATCGCCTTGACCTTGGCCAAGCCGATCACCTCATCCAACTGGCGCATCACACCGTCGTAGTCGTTCACCAAGTCGTATCCGGCATCCAGCACATGGCAGGTGTCGAATGTGACGCCGACGTTCGCCTTGTTCTCCACGCCGTTCATGATCGTGGCGAGCTCCTCGAAGTTGCGCCCGCATTCCGTGCCTTTGCCGGCCATGGTCTCCAGCAGCACCATGACGCCGGTCGTACGTTCGAACACCTGATTCAGTCCCTCGCTAATCAGCCGGCAGCCGGTCTCGGCGCCTTGGCCCACATGCGCGCCGGGATGAATGTTGATATACACCTCCTGGCCGGTCTCGCGGATGGCGGTCAGCAGCTTGATATCCTCGGCCAGCGCCTCGATGGCAAATGCGCGCTTGGCCTCATCCTTGCCGGCCAGATTGTAGACGTACGGCGCATGGACGACCAACGGCCCATAGCCTTCGGCCCTGAGCTGTGCGCCGAACACCGCCGCGCCGGCCAGGTCGAGCGCCTTGGAACGTTTGCCATACGGAGATCGCGGAAAGAACGCGAACGCGGTGCCGCCCTCCTCATGGGAGCGTTTCAGCAGCTCGTTCCAGCCGCCAGCCGTCGACAAATGCGATCCGATAAGCAAACCCGTCATTTCACTTCCGCCTTTCGTGAGCCGTTTCATCTACCGCTATCATATGGTAGGCAGCATCGAGTGCAGCCCGCACAACCGACATGAGGCACAACCCTCTGACCATCCGACCATCTGACCGAAGGAGACTTAAGCATGGCGTCAGCCGGCAATCCCAAGGACGACACCGGCCTCGAACGGAAAATGGAGTCGCGCCACCTGACGATGATCTCCCTGGGCGGCGTAATCGGTACCGGCCTGTTCGTCAGCTCCGGTTACACGATTCATCAGGCCGGACCTTTGGGCGCGATCCTCGCCTACGCGGTCGGTTCCTTGCTCGTCTACTGTGTAATGGTCTCGCTGGGCGAGCTGTCCGTGGCCATGCCGTATGCCGGCAGCTTCCACATGTATGCGAAGCGATTCATCGGACCCGGCACCGCATTCACCATCGCCATCCTGTATTGGCTGAACTGGGCGGTGGCACTCGCCTCGGAGTTCACGGCGGCAGGGCTGTTGATGCAACGGTGGTTTCCTCATTCGCCGTCCTGGGTGTGGTCGGCCGTGTTCATTGCGGTGGTGTTCGCGCTCAACATCATGTCCGTGCGGCTATATGGTGAGGCGGAGTTCTGGTTCGCGTCAATCAAAGTGTTCGCCATCATCGCGTTCATTGTGATCGGCCTGCTGGCAATCTTCGGCTCTATACCGATTGCCGGCCATGCTTCCGCGCCGTTGCTGGGCAACTTCGTGGCCGATGGCTGGTTCCCGAGCGGCATCGCACCTATTTTCTCGACTTTGCTGACCGTGGTGTTCGCGTTCTCCGGCACCGAAGTGGTGGGCGTGGCGGCCGGCGAAACCAAAAATCCATCGCGCGCGATTCCCAAAG
This sequence is a window from Bifidobacterium breve DSM 20213 = JCM 1192. Protein-coding genes within it:
- the trpA gene encoding tryptophan synthase subunit alpha, yielding MTNEATTPSGQPLGISHKPSKSGAMFTKFKAENKPAFIGYLPYGFPNPDVSLDAFKTMVEHGVDAVEIGLPYSDPVMDGPVIQAAASIALNNGETIKRVFEAVETVANAGGVPLIMSYWNLVYHYGVERFARDFENAGGAGLITPDLIPDEAGEWIEASDRHGLDRIFLVSPDSSTERLETVARNARGFVYAAARMGVTGERATIDASPELLVERTRQAGAENVCVGIGVSTAEQGAKVGSYADGVIVGSALVHTLLADDNKTARDPKEGLKLLAAKSEELAEGIHNAR
- a CDS encoding bifunctional indole-3-glycerol phosphate synthase/tryptophan synthase subunit beta, whose protein sequence is MSVLDELVAGALEDQQTRELTVSLEDVKKAALAAPAPIDATRWLKRADGIPVIAEIKRASPSKGHLSDIPDPAALAREYEKGGASAISVLTEGRRFLGSLDDFDKVRAAVHIPVLRKDFIVTDYQIYEARAHGADLVLLIVAALDDAQLKHLLDLAHELSMTVLVETHTREEIERACQAGAKVIGINARNLKNLKVDVNKYNELAADLPDDVIKVAESGVFGAVEVEDYARAGADAVLVGEGVATADDHELAVERLVKAGAQVKASETTPLSEHQGPYWGQFGGRYVPEALITALDELERVYTQAKADPEFHKEFMTLQQRYVGRPSPLTEAPRFAALVKEKTGLDARIFLKREDLNHTGAHKINNALGQALLVKRMGKTRVIAETGAGQHGVATATVCAMLGLKCRIYMGQIDARRQALNVARMRMLGAEVVEVTLGDKILKDAINEALRDWVTNVKDTHYLLGTVAGPHPFPAMVRDFQKIIGEEAKQQLQDWYGIDHPDAICACVGGGSNAIGVMNAFLDDDRVNLYGYEAGGNGPESGQHAIRFAPGTGQLGMFQGAKSYLLETDEGQTLDTYSISAGLDYASVGPEHAWLKDIGRVNYSWATDEEAMNAFRDLSQSEGIIPAIESSHAVAGAYKAAADLKAKGYNKAVMIVNISGRGDKDMATAGKWFGYLTDDQAAALDVAGAHGDTVA
- a CDS encoding SOS response-associated peptidase; translated protein: MCRRFALDLDWDAVASQFAVDEDDVRVDTLPQPSYNIAPTQNIGVVAQGKDGRRHLTGAYWSLVPRWSASKVLSYPTYNARVESAHVKPAFAESTKSMRAIIPASGYYEWKGRRPFYFHAPHDELLSLAGLYSWWRSSPASPWQLTATIITCPAADEFVKVHDRMPLLVPRNMVASWLDRSVDGAALLDSMREAGTMLSRRLQFHEVAPLNSDGKRLIQPLDSTEPMRLF
- a CDS encoding deoxyribonuclease IV is translated as MTGLLIGSHLSTAGGWNELLKRSHEEGGTAFAFFPRSPYGKRSKALDLAGAAVFGAQLRAEGYGPLVVHAPYVYNLAGKDEAKRAFAIEALAEDIKLLTAIRETGQEVYINIHPGAHVGQGAETGCRLISEGLNQVFERTTGVMVLLETMAGKGTECGRNFEELATIMNGVENKANVGVTFDTCHVLDAGYDLVNDYDGVMRQLDEVIGLAKVKAIHVNDSQFGLDSHKDRHANIGEGQLGIPFFTRLVNDPIMAKLPMILETKEQTPATHRDEIELLRGLVQK
- a CDS encoding amino acid permease, whose product is MASAGNPKDDTGLERKMESRHLTMISLGGVIGTGLFVSSGYTIHQAGPLGAILAYAVGSLLVYCVMVSLGELSVAMPYAGSFHMYAKRFIGPGTAFTIAILYWLNWAVALASEFTAAGLLMQRWFPHSPSWVWSAVFIAVVFALNIMSVRLYGEAEFWFASIKVFAIIAFIVIGLLAIFGSIPIAGHASAPLLGNFVADGWFPSGIAPIFSTLLTVVFAFSGTEVVGVAAGETKNPSRAIPKAVHTTVLRLAIFFIGSILVMAALIPWHQAGVDTSPFVLVFQSIGMPFAGDIMNFVVLTAVLSAANSGLYVCSRMVWSLAKERLIPARFAKTNFRGVPVWAVLFSMAGSLLALLSSVIAASTVYLVLVAVSGLATLVVWFSVCVCHIRFRREWTRDGHSADELGYRAPGFPVLPWLAIVMCIGALVLVVLDETQRSTLYCMIPFVACCYAAYYALERQRKRENNA